The following are from one region of the Salvia hispanica cultivar TCC Black 2014 chromosome 1, UniMelb_Shisp_WGS_1.0, whole genome shotgun sequence genome:
- the LOC125187499 gene encoding psbP-like protein 1, chloroplastic, with amino-acid sequence MVSLLTLPSTNHVWPSSSSQLGLYRHGPFRRSISFVVRSAHLPSTSAPPCEDRSGRRELLALGVTVAPWLFMSQHAATFAAETKKGFLPVTDKKDGYTFVYPFGWQEVVVEGQDKVFKDVIEPLESVSVNIIPTAKQDIRDFGPPQEVGETLIRKVLASPTQKTKLIEASEHDVEGKAYYTFEFLAQAPNYTRHALSTVCIGNGRFYTVTTGANERRWDKMKDRLKTVVDSFQIFNV; translated from the exons ATGGTGTCTCTGCTAACATTGCCTTCAACCAATCATGTGTGGCCTAGTTCATCCTCTCAG CTAGGTCTGTATAGGCACGGTCCGTTTCGAAGGAGTATTTCCTTCGTTGTGAGGTCTGCTCATTTGCCTTCGACTTCAGCTCCTCCATGCGAAG ATAGAAGTGGAAGACGGGAACTCCTGGCCTTGGGGGTGACAGTTGCCCCTTGGTTATTCATGTCTCAGCACGCAGCAACAT TTGCTGCAGAAACAAAGAAGGGATTCCTCCCCGTCACTGATAAGAAAGACGGATATACTTTCGTGTATCCCTTTGGATGGCAG GAGGTCGTTGTTGAAGGACAAGACAAGGTCTTCAAAGATGTTATCGAGCCTCTTGAAAGCGTCAGTGTAAATATAATCCCCACAGCCAAACAAGACATTCGTGACTTTGGCCCCCCACAGGAG GTTGGCGAAACTCTAATTCGGAAGGTCTTGGCTTCTCCTACTCAAAAAACAAAGCTGATTGAGGCATCAGAG CACGACGTGGAGGGGAAAGCATATTACACATTCGAGTTCCTTGCACAAGCTCCAAACTACACCCGTCATGCTTTGTCTACAGTCTGCATTGGCAATG GAAGGTTCTACACAGTGACAACAGGAGCGAACGAGAGGAGATGGGATAAGATGAAAGATAGACTGAAAACTGTGGTCGATTCGTTCCAGATTTTCAATGTCTGA